Proteins encoded in a region of the Isosphaeraceae bacterium EP7 genome:
- a CDS encoding NirA family protein, whose protein sequence is MNDFRDDQKQYLQGLIAGAELARSARGLATFGATLGVASEGSSCKPVDMTPLPGPDARHIAAQDRILADGGTITPQEQAKRENHPLDRWNDIVQHAEAGRFPKGEDVLAFKYHGLFYVSPAQDSYMCRLRLAGGLMTSHQLRGVAKIADDWGGGYVDATTRANLQIRQIKASNGPSVVTSLEDLGIITRGSGADNIRNVTGSPTAGIDRFELIDTRPLAREMHHHILHNRGLYGLPRKFNIAFDGGGAIGALEDTNDLGFSAVRIGDGKAVPPGIYFRLLIGGISGHKDLAVDEGIVLSPEQCVAVASATLQVYIENGDRTDRKKARLKYVLDRWGHEKFVQEVESRLPFKFSRLSLDDCDPRPPVDKHGHIGFHPQSQEGRYYVGVLLRVGRMLTDQARGLAAIADRYGSGTIRLTVWQNLLISDIAEVDIPAVKREIEGLGLDWQAGSIRSGLVACTGSAGCRFAASDTKRHAMEISDELDSRISLDQPINVHLTGCPNSCAQHYIGDIGLLGTAVEQGDDVVEGYHIFIGGGYGAEQGIGREILRSVAADRVPEAIERMLRTYQDRRESAEETFDSFVRRHETGQLKAWFEAQAAGVGNT, encoded by the coding sequence ATGAACGACTTTCGGGATGATCAGAAGCAATATCTTCAGGGATTGATCGCCGGGGCAGAACTCGCCCGATCCGCCCGCGGCCTTGCCACTTTCGGAGCGACTCTCGGAGTTGCATCCGAAGGGTCATCGTGCAAGCCCGTCGATATGACGCCTTTGCCAGGCCCTGACGCGCGACACATCGCGGCCCAGGATCGCATCCTCGCCGATGGCGGAACGATCACTCCTCAAGAGCAGGCCAAGCGAGAGAACCACCCGCTCGATCGCTGGAACGACATCGTCCAACATGCAGAGGCGGGTCGATTTCCGAAGGGGGAAGACGTCCTCGCCTTCAAATATCACGGACTTTTCTACGTCTCCCCGGCACAAGATTCTTACATGTGCCGACTCCGCCTCGCGGGCGGCCTGATGACCAGCCATCAGCTCCGTGGTGTCGCCAAGATCGCCGACGATTGGGGGGGTGGATACGTCGACGCGACGACACGGGCAAATCTCCAGATTCGTCAGATCAAGGCGTCTAACGGTCCGAGCGTTGTGACCTCCCTTGAGGATCTCGGGATCATCACCCGCGGGTCCGGGGCCGACAATATTCGGAACGTCACCGGGAGTCCGACAGCCGGCATCGATCGGTTCGAACTCATCGACACTCGTCCCCTCGCCCGCGAGATGCATCACCACATCCTCCATAATCGCGGGCTCTACGGCCTCCCTCGTAAATTCAACATCGCGTTCGACGGCGGTGGGGCCATTGGTGCCCTCGAAGACACGAACGACCTGGGGTTCTCCGCCGTCCGGATCGGCGACGGGAAGGCCGTTCCACCCGGGATCTATTTCCGACTCTTGATCGGTGGGATCAGCGGGCACAAAGATCTTGCCGTCGATGAAGGGATCGTCCTGAGCCCCGAGCAGTGCGTCGCCGTCGCCTCGGCAACATTGCAGGTCTATATCGAGAATGGGGACCGGACCGACCGGAAGAAGGCCAGGCTGAAATATGTCCTCGACCGCTGGGGGCATGAAAAATTCGTCCAGGAAGTCGAGTCGAGACTTCCCTTCAAGTTTTCGCGACTGTCGCTGGACGACTGCGATCCGAGGCCTCCGGTCGATAAACACGGGCACATCGGTTTCCACCCTCAGAGTCAGGAGGGGCGCTATTACGTCGGCGTGCTGCTCCGCGTCGGTCGGATGCTGACCGACCAAGCACGCGGCCTGGCGGCCATCGCCGATCGTTATGGGAGCGGGACCATCCGGCTTACGGTCTGGCAGAATCTTCTGATTTCCGACATCGCGGAAGTCGACATTCCGGCCGTCAAACGGGAGATCGAAGGGTTGGGGCTCGACTGGCAGGCCGGTAGCATCCGCAGCGGCCTGGTCGCGTGCACAGGGAGTGCAGGCTGCCGGTTCGCGGCCTCCGACACGAAGCGTCACGCGATGGAGATCTCCGACGAGCTTGACTCCAGGATCAGTCTCGACCAGCCGATCAACGTCCACCTGACTGGATGCCCGAATTCCTGCGCTCAGCATTACATCGGCGACATCGGGCTGCTGGGCACCGCCGTGGAGCAGGGCGACGATGTGGTTGAAGGGTATCACATCTTCATCGGCGGAGGTTATGGCGCGGAGCAAGGGATTGGCCGCGAGATTCTCCGATCGGTCGCCGCCGATCGCGTGCCCGAGGCCATCGAGCGAATGTTGCGGACATATCAGGATCGCAGGGAATCCGCCGAGGAGACGTTCGACTCGTTCGTACGTCGACACGAGACGGGGCAGTTAAAGGCGTGGTTCGAGGCCCAGGCGGCCGGCGTCGGCAACACCTGA
- a CDS encoding IS5 family transposase, whose amino-acid sequence MITHRKPYDTDISDAEWVFVAPYLTLLPEHSGPRRHDLREVLNALRWMIRSGSPRRLIPHDLPPWHAVYDQARRWLDVGCFEAIVLDLRVLLRLVGGRDADPGAAIIDSRTVQSTPESGARAGYDGYKRRKGSKVHMAVDTLGHLLALHVTPASEQDRAQVGVLCEAMHKANGESVELIYADQVYTGEETFDEAAGHKIILEVVKLPEAKKGFVLLPRRWVVERSFGWMARFRRLARDYERLATTLAGWHCVAFSLLMLHSAAPVFAVWSP is encoded by the coding sequence ATGATCACGCACCGCAAGCCCTATGACACCGACATCAGTGACGCCGAGTGGGTCTTCGTCGCACCCTACCTGACCCTCCTGCCCGAGCACTCCGGCCCGCGTCGCCACGACCTCCGCGAGGTCCTCAACGCACTCCGATGGATGATCCGCTCCGGCTCGCCCCGGAGGCTCATTCCTCACGACCTGCCCCCCTGGCACGCCGTCTACGACCAGGCCCGAAGGTGGCTGGACGTCGGCTGCTTCGAGGCCATCGTCCTCGACCTCCGAGTCTTGCTCCGCCTGGTCGGAGGGCGTGACGCCGACCCGGGCGCGGCCATCATCGACAGCCGTACCGTCCAGTCCACCCCCGAGAGCGGGGCGCGTGCCGGCTACGACGGCTACAAGCGTCGCAAGGGCTCGAAGGTGCACATGGCCGTCGACACGCTGGGGCACCTGCTGGCCCTGCACGTCACCCCCGCCTCGGAGCAGGACCGGGCGCAGGTCGGCGTCCTGTGCGAGGCGATGCACAAGGCCAACGGCGAGTCGGTCGAGTTGATCTACGCCGACCAGGTCTACACCGGCGAGGAGACCTTCGACGAGGCGGCCGGTCACAAGATCATCCTGGAAGTGGTCAAGCTGCCCGAGGCGAAGAAAGGGTTCGTGCTGCTGCCGCGTCGCTGGGTGGTGGAGCGTTCGTTCGGCTGGATGGCGAGATTCCGCCGGCTGGCACGCGACTACGAGCGGTTGGCGACGACGCTGGCGGGCTGGCACTGTGTGGCCTTCAGCTTGCTGATGCTCCACAGCGCGGCCCCCGTCTTTGCTGTATGGAGTCCGTAA
- a CDS encoding sulfite reductase subunit alpha codes for MTFPILPESAPFTTSQRAWLNGFFAGVFNLDQSSASPIGGANVATAVAIAPVQTEDFPWHDSSLALQDRLKLAEGRPPERVLMAAMAQLDCGACGYVCQTYAEAITAGEEADLTKCTPGGRETSKTLRALSSKFKSSTVSDRNGHDSAANKSLNGPASTPSTNGSGRSFDRRNPFRAPLLKCEALNREGSAKDVRLVAFSLQGSGLSYEAGDALGVYPENNPDLVDAVLAAVNARGDEWVPTPDGGFAHAFEALSTHYVITKVGDRLASLMASHANNPAESETLRTLVEDDPEGVPSNWDVLDLLDQFPSARPPLEDLIAALDPLQPRLYSISSSLKATPNEVHLTVGVVRYEQGGRERWGVASNFLARALRPRQKARIFVHTSPNFRLPADPDTPVIMIGPGTGVAPFRAFLQDRLAGGARGKNWLFFGDQRRDCDYLYRDELESYQAGGLLTRLDLAFSRDQAEKIYVQHRIREAAAELWAWIRDGAHIYVCGDARRMALDVDFALGEVIEEQGEMSPEASRDFIKALTNAGRYQRDVY; via the coding sequence ATGACATTCCCGATCCTGCCCGAGAGCGCCCCGTTCACGACCTCACAGCGGGCCTGGCTCAACGGATTCTTCGCCGGTGTCTTCAATCTCGACCAATCCTCGGCATCACCCATCGGGGGGGCCAACGTCGCGACGGCCGTCGCAATTGCGCCTGTGCAGACCGAGGACTTCCCCTGGCACGACTCGAGCTTAGCGTTGCAGGATCGGCTCAAGCTCGCCGAGGGCAGGCCCCCCGAGCGGGTTTTGATGGCCGCCATGGCCCAGCTCGACTGCGGCGCGTGCGGCTATGTCTGTCAGACCTACGCAGAGGCGATCACTGCGGGCGAAGAGGCCGACCTGACCAAATGCACGCCAGGCGGGCGCGAAACCTCCAAGACGCTCAGGGCGCTGTCCTCGAAGTTCAAGTCGTCCACCGTTTCCGATCGCAACGGCCACGATTCTGCCGCCAATAAATCGCTGAATGGCCCTGCTTCCACCCCTTCGACCAACGGATCGGGCAGATCTTTCGACCGTAGAAATCCATTCCGCGCGCCGCTCTTGAAGTGCGAGGCTCTGAATCGTGAAGGGTCCGCGAAAGACGTGCGCCTGGTCGCGTTCTCGCTCCAGGGGAGTGGCCTGAGCTATGAGGCTGGAGACGCCCTCGGGGTGTATCCCGAGAACAATCCCGATCTGGTCGATGCCGTACTCGCGGCAGTGAATGCACGAGGCGACGAATGGGTGCCAACGCCCGACGGCGGATTTGCACACGCATTCGAGGCTCTCTCGACGCATTACGTGATTACCAAGGTGGGCGACCGGCTCGCCTCGCTGATGGCGTCGCACGCCAACAATCCGGCCGAGTCGGAGACGTTGAGAACCCTCGTCGAGGATGATCCGGAGGGGGTGCCTTCCAACTGGGATGTCCTCGACTTGCTCGATCAATTCCCGTCGGCTCGCCCTCCACTGGAAGATTTGATCGCCGCGCTCGACCCGCTCCAGCCCCGGCTATATTCGATCTCCTCCTCGCTCAAGGCCACCCCGAACGAGGTCCACCTGACCGTCGGAGTCGTCCGATATGAGCAGGGCGGGAGGGAGCGATGGGGGGTGGCTTCGAATTTCTTGGCGAGGGCCCTTCGCCCCCGGCAGAAGGCACGGATCTTCGTCCATACGTCGCCGAATTTCAGGCTCCCCGCAGACCCCGACACCCCGGTGATCATGATCGGCCCGGGGACCGGAGTCGCACCGTTCCGAGCGTTCCTCCAAGACCGGCTCGCCGGGGGGGCCCGCGGCAAGAATTGGCTCTTCTTCGGCGACCAGCGTCGCGATTGCGACTATCTGTACCGGGACGAACTGGAGTCGTATCAAGCGGGAGGATTGCTCACGCGGCTCGACCTAGCATTCTCGCGTGACCAGGCCGAGAAGATCTACGTCCAACACCGGATCCGGGAAGCTGCGGCCGAACTGTGGGCCTGGATTCGGGACGGCGCCCACATCTACGTCTGCGGCGACGCCCGCCGGATGGCCCTCGACGTCGATTTCGCGCTCGGCGAGGTGATCGAGGAGCAAGGAGAGATGAGCCCCGAGGCCTCGCGCGATTTCATCAAGGCCCTGACGAACGCCGGGCGCTATCAGCGTGACGTATATTAA
- the cysN gene encoding sulfate adenylyltransferase subunit CysN, translated as MQAVDLSQEDIHTYLARHQKKELLRFLTCGSVDDGKSTLIGRLLHDTKMIYEDQLAAVKRDSEKVGTTGAGEIDLALLTDGLKAEREQGITIDVAYRYFSTDRRKFIIADTPGHEQYTRNMATGASTCQLAIILIDARHGVMTQTRRHSFIVSLLGIGHVVVAVNKMDLVGYSRDAFERIKDDYTGFVAKLNLSDITFIPMSALRGDNVASKSDTMPWYSGPSLLDHLETVHIASDRNLTDLRFPVQYVIRPNLDFRGFAGTMASGILRKGDEVMVLPSGKRSRVKSIVTYDGELEEAFAPQAVTITLADEVDVSRGDMLVQPDSPPHVSSQIEAMVVWMAEQPFVPGRAYTLKHTTRQVTAEVASFRYGVDVNTLEHRAITRLGLNEVGHVQLSLTQALAYDPYRTNAATGAFILIDRLTNNTVGAGMILEAGSGRALGDVWATEPAVRLKLRESLVEPAEREQRFGQVPVTVLLVGLTGSGKSRIAYGLERRLWDEGRLVTVLYGQNMRQGLNRDLGFTADDRSENLRRSAEVAKLMNDAGVITIAAFVAPHETVREKAKQLIGRDRILEVYCTAPMEVLRARDQSGAYRLADEGKIAQMPGVTAAFEEPNSPDLVLPTDLIGVDESVSRIVELMQSRGFLG; from the coding sequence ATGCAAGCCGTTGACCTGAGTCAGGAAGACATCCACACCTACCTCGCCCGCCACCAGAAGAAGGAACTGCTGCGCTTCCTCACCTGCGGTAGCGTCGACGACGGCAAGAGCACGCTCATCGGCCGGCTGCTGCACGACACCAAGATGATCTACGAGGACCAACTCGCCGCGGTGAAGCGCGATAGCGAGAAGGTCGGCACCACCGGCGCCGGTGAGATCGACCTCGCCCTGCTGACCGACGGCCTGAAGGCCGAGCGCGAGCAGGGCATCACCATCGACGTCGCGTACCGCTATTTCTCGACCGACCGCCGCAAGTTCATCATCGCCGATACGCCTGGCCACGAGCAGTACACACGCAACATGGCCACCGGCGCCTCGACGTGCCAGCTGGCCATCATCCTCATCGATGCCCGCCACGGCGTCATGACGCAGACTCGCCGGCACTCCTTCATCGTGTCGCTCCTGGGCATCGGGCACGTCGTCGTCGCCGTTAACAAGATGGACCTCGTCGGCTATTCGCGAGACGCCTTCGAACGGATCAAAGACGACTACACAGGCTTCGTCGCCAAACTCAACCTAAGCGACATCACCTTCATTCCGATGTCGGCGCTCAGGGGCGATAACGTCGCGTCGAAGAGCGACACGATGCCGTGGTACTCGGGACCATCGCTGCTGGATCACTTGGAGACGGTCCACATCGCCAGCGACCGCAACCTGACCGACCTGCGGTTTCCAGTGCAGTACGTCATCCGCCCCAACCTCGACTTCCGTGGCTTCGCCGGAACGATGGCGTCCGGCATCCTGCGCAAGGGCGACGAAGTGATGGTGCTGCCGTCGGGCAAGCGCAGCCGGGTGAAGTCGATCGTGACGTACGACGGCGAGTTGGAGGAAGCGTTCGCGCCCCAGGCGGTGACAATTACGCTGGCCGACGAGGTGGACGTCAGCCGCGGAGACATGCTGGTGCAGCCGGACAGTCCGCCGCACGTCAGCAGTCAGATCGAGGCGATGGTGGTGTGGATGGCTGAGCAGCCGTTCGTGCCCGGTCGGGCGTACACGCTGAAGCACACCACGCGGCAGGTGACAGCGGAGGTCGCGTCGTTCCGCTACGGTGTCGACGTCAATACCCTGGAGCACCGGGCCATTACACGGCTGGGGCTAAACGAGGTCGGACATGTGCAACTTAGCCTGACGCAGGCGCTGGCGTACGACCCTTACCGCACCAACGCCGCGACCGGGGCGTTCATTCTGATCGACCGACTGACGAATAACACCGTCGGCGCCGGTATGATCCTGGAAGCGGGCAGTGGCCGGGCCCTGGGCGACGTTTGGGCGACGGAGCCGGCGGTGCGCCTCAAGCTGCGTGAGAGCCTGGTCGAGCCGGCCGAGCGCGAGCAACGTTTCGGCCAGGTGCCGGTGACGGTGTTGCTGGTCGGCCTGACTGGCAGTGGTAAGAGCCGGATCGCATACGGGCTGGAACGCCGCCTGTGGGACGAGGGCAGGTTGGTGACGGTATTGTACGGCCAGAACATGCGACAGGGGCTGAACCGCGACCTGGGGTTCACCGCCGACGACCGCTCGGAAAACCTGCGGCGGTCGGCCGAGGTCGCGAAGCTGATGAACGACGCGGGGGTGATCACTATCGCGGCGTTCGTGGCGCCGCACGAGACTGTTCGCGAGAAGGCAAAGCAGTTGATCGGCAGGGACCGCATCCTGGAAGTGTACTGCACTGCGCCAATGGAGGTGCTGCGGGCCCGCGACCAGAGCGGCGCGTACCGACTAGCCGACGAAGGCAAGATCGCGCAGATGCCGGGCGTGACGGCGGCCTTCGAGGAGCCGAACTCACCCGACCTCGTGCTGCCGACCGACCTGATTGGCGTAGACGAGAGCGTCAGTCGGATCGTCGAACTGATGCAGTCAAGGGGCTTTCTGGGGTAG
- a CDS encoding IS3 family transposase (programmed frameshift) — translation MATTRRTFTPEFKAQAVKLVNEQGKSVAEVARDLDLSESLLRGWKRAPAEGGDQAFPGKGNPPAHEEELRRLRAEVKRLTMERDILKKATAFLRQGVVMRYGFVERHRDRWPVRLMCRVLRVSAGGYYDWRGRPDSEQARRREALVVSIKAIHGEVKARYGSPRIHAELIARGEPCCVNTVAKLMRREGIAARTRRKFRVTTDSNHDRPVAENVLNREFEPGAPDRAWTADITYVATAEGWLYLAAVEDLHSRRIVGWSMSERIDSRLVVDALEMALAGRRPVAGLVTHSDRGSQYASEHYRGVLARHGITGSMSRRANCWDNAPMESFFASLKKELTQGENFATRAEARASIFEYIEVFFNRVRRHSSLGYLSPAEYEKAS, via the exons ATGGCGACGACACGACGAACCTTCACACCCGAGTTCAAGGCCCAGGCCGTCAAGCTCGTCAACGAGCAGGGCAAGAGCGTCGCCGAGGTCGCACGCGACCTCGACCTCTCCGAGAGCCTGCTGCGGGGCTGGAAGCGGGCCCCGGCCGAGGGCGGTGACCAGGCCTTCCCCGGCAAGGGGAACCCGCCCGCGCACGAGGAGGAGCTGCGTCGGCTGCGGGCCGAGGTCAAGCGGCTCACGATGGAGCGCGACATCTTGAAAAAAGCGACGGCCT TTCTTCGCCAGGGAGTCGTCATGAGGTACGGCTTCGTCGAGCGCCACCGAGATCGATGGCCGGTCCGGCTGATGTGCCGGGTCCTGCGCGTCTCCGCCGGCGGCTACTACGACTGGCGGGGAAGGCCGGACAGCGAGCAGGCCCGGAGGCGCGAGGCCCTGGTCGTCTCGATCAAGGCGATCCACGGCGAAGTGAAGGCCCGCTACGGAAGCCCTCGAATTCACGCCGAGTTGATCGCACGGGGCGAGCCCTGCTGCGTGAACACCGTGGCCAAGCTGATGCGTCGGGAGGGGATCGCCGCCAGGACGAGGCGGAAGTTCCGCGTCACGACCGACTCCAACCACGACCGCCCCGTGGCCGAGAACGTCCTGAACCGCGAGTTCGAGCCGGGGGCCCCGGATCGGGCCTGGACGGCCGACATCACCTATGTGGCCACCGCCGAGGGGTGGCTCTACCTGGCGGCGGTGGAGGACCTCCACTCGCGGCGGATCGTGGGCTGGTCGATGTCCGAGCGGATCGACAGCCGGCTGGTCGTCGACGCCCTGGAGATGGCCTTGGCCGGCCGGCGGCCCGTCGCGGGGTTGGTGACCCATTCGGACCGGGGGAGCCAGTACGCCAGCGAGCACTACCGGGGGGTGCTGGCCAGGCACGGGATCACCGGCAGCATGAGCCGTCGGGCGAACTGCTGGGATAATGCGCCGATGGAGAGCTTCTTCGCGAGCCTGAAAAAGGAGCTGACTCAGGGCGAGAACTTCGCGACGAGGGCGGAGGCGAGGGCGAGCATCTTCGAGTACATCGAGGTCTTCTTCAATCGAGTCCGGCGGCATTCGTCGCTGGGCTACCTGTCACCCGCCGAGTACGAAAAAGCCTCATAA
- a CDS encoding molybdopterin oxidoreductase family protein, giving the protein MSLIPAMPVADLSTRSHCPYCALQCGMLFGTGTPDSPESVMGDPHFPVNNGDLCIKGWTSTTLLRHPKRLTSPLVRSRGQLLSSSWELALDAVADAFRSTREIYGPDAVGVFGSGALSNEKAYLLGKFARVALKSANIDYNGRYCMSSAAAAGNRAFGLDRGLPFPVSDIVGAEVILIVGSNPADTLPPIMQWFDRQKKAGGRLIVCDPRRTATARQSDLHLATTPGSDLALANGLFYLAIEEGYVDRDYVESRTNGFESAYRVALGYHPAIVERRTGVSESDLRKVVRWLGQAKSALILSGRGPEQQSKGVDTSNAFINLALALGLPGRPSSGWATLTGQGNGQGGREHGQKADQLPGYRSIEIDAHREAVARVWGIDPADLPRKGLSAFEMLDSIGQGAGGVRALFVMGSNVVVASPDSVRVERRLRSLDHLTVCDSFLNETASMANVVLPVLQWAEEEGTMTNLEGRVIHRRKVSRPPPGVVGDIELICGLAERLGQGPRFDFHSTREVFDEFRRATAGSAADYSGITYERIDRENGVFWPCPDEAHPGTPRLFTERFAHPDGRARFFPVGDRPAGEEPDDAYPYYFTTGRYKEHYNSGTQTRLVAALVKARPRPILNIHPTAARRHLISDGSLVVLESRRARAEFRAEVTPEIRVDTLFCPFHWGGTGGANRLINPALDPISRMPEFKLAAVRIAAVDEDLAPTAGSAP; this is encoded by the coding sequence ATGAGCCTGATCCCCGCCATGCCGGTCGCCGATCTCAGCACCCGGTCGCATTGCCCTTATTGTGCCCTCCAGTGCGGGATGCTCTTCGGGACGGGGACTCCAGATTCCCCTGAATCCGTCATGGGCGATCCCCATTTCCCCGTGAACAACGGCGATCTCTGCATCAAGGGCTGGACATCGACGACGCTCCTTCGCCACCCCAAGAGGCTCACGTCTCCGCTGGTTCGTTCCCGCGGCCAGCTCCTCTCGTCGTCCTGGGAACTCGCCCTCGACGCCGTGGCCGATGCGTTCCGCTCGACTCGCGAAATTTACGGGCCGGACGCCGTCGGCGTCTTCGGTTCCGGGGCGCTGAGCAATGAGAAGGCCTACCTCCTGGGAAAGTTCGCTCGCGTCGCGTTGAAGTCCGCGAACATCGACTACAACGGTCGATATTGCATGTCGAGCGCCGCGGCAGCGGGCAATCGCGCGTTCGGGCTGGACCGGGGATTGCCGTTCCCGGTCTCCGACATCGTCGGCGCCGAGGTCATCCTCATCGTAGGAAGCAACCCGGCCGATACCCTCCCGCCCATCATGCAGTGGTTCGACCGCCAGAAAAAGGCCGGGGGACGGCTCATCGTCTGCGACCCGAGGCGGACGGCGACCGCGCGCCAGTCCGACTTGCACCTGGCGACGACTCCGGGCTCCGACCTGGCGCTCGCGAATGGACTCTTCTACCTGGCGATTGAGGAGGGCTATGTCGATCGCGATTATGTCGAATCGCGTACAAATGGCTTCGAGTCCGCATATCGCGTCGCGCTCGGCTACCATCCGGCAATCGTCGAGCGTCGAACCGGGGTCTCCGAGAGCGACCTCCGCAAGGTGGTCCGCTGGCTCGGCCAGGCGAAGTCGGCCTTGATCCTGAGCGGACGCGGCCCCGAGCAGCAAAGCAAAGGTGTCGATACCTCCAACGCATTCATCAACCTCGCTCTCGCGCTGGGTCTGCCGGGCCGCCCCAGCAGCGGATGGGCGACGCTGACCGGCCAGGGAAACGGCCAGGGAGGTCGCGAGCATGGCCAGAAGGCCGACCAACTCCCCGGCTATCGGTCGATCGAGATCGATGCTCATCGAGAGGCCGTCGCCCGGGTCTGGGGAATTGACCCTGCCGATCTGCCGCGTAAAGGCCTCAGCGCTTTCGAGATGCTCGACTCGATCGGCCAGGGGGCCGGGGGAGTCCGAGCCCTGTTCGTGATGGGCTCGAATGTCGTTGTGGCCTCGCCCGACTCGGTGCGCGTCGAGCGCCGACTGCGTTCTTTGGACCACCTCACCGTCTGCGACTCGTTCCTGAACGAGACCGCGTCGATGGCCAACGTCGTTCTCCCGGTCCTCCAGTGGGCGGAGGAAGAGGGGACGATGACGAACCTAGAAGGACGCGTGATCCACAGGCGTAAGGTTTCTCGCCCTCCTCCAGGTGTGGTCGGCGACATCGAGCTGATTTGCGGCCTTGCCGAGAGGCTAGGCCAGGGTCCGAGGTTCGATTTTCACAGCACCCGCGAGGTCTTCGACGAATTCCGTCGCGCTACGGCCGGTTCCGCCGCCGACTATAGCGGCATCACCTACGAGCGGATCGACCGCGAGAACGGGGTCTTCTGGCCTTGCCCTGACGAGGCCCACCCGGGGACTCCGCGTCTCTTCACCGAGCGATTCGCCCATCCCGATGGCCGCGCCCGCTTTTTCCCCGTCGGCGACCGCCCGGCCGGCGAGGAGCCCGACGATGCCTATCCCTATTACTTTACGACCGGGCGATATAAAGAACACTACAACTCGGGCACTCAGACCAGGTTGGTCGCCGCGCTCGTGAAGGCCCGTCCCCGGCCGATCCTGAACATCCACCCCACTGCCGCCCGTCGTCACCTGATCTCCGACGGCTCGCTCGTCGTCCTGGAGAGTCGCCGGGCCCGCGCCGAGTTCCGGGCGGAGGTTACGCCCGAGATCCGAGTCGACACGCTCTTCTGCCCGTTCCACTGGGGAGGGACGGGTGGGGCAAATCGGCTCATCAACCCCGCCCTCGACCCGATCAGCCGGATGCCCGAATTCAAGCTTGCCGCCGTCCGGATCGCGGCCGTCGACGAGGACCTTGCCCCCACCGCAGGGAGTGCGCCCTGA
- the cysD gene encoding sulfate adenylyltransferase subunit CysD, whose amino-acid sequence MISSSYNLTHLKALEAESIHILREVAAEFERPVMLYSIGKDSAVMLRLAQKAFHPGRLPFPLLHVDTTWKFREMIEFRDRFCREQGLDLKVWVNPEGRAQNINPFDHGSKKHTDIMKTAALKQALNHDQFDAAFGGARRDEEKSRAKERVYSFRDRLHQWDPKNQRPELWSLYNSKVNKGESIRAFPLSNWTELDVWQYIHLESIPIVPLYFADVRPVVERDGTLIMVDDERMRLRPGEEPMMKRVRFRTLGCYPLTGAIESSATTLPEIIEEMLLAKNSERQGRMIDHDETGSMEQKKREGYF is encoded by the coding sequence ATGATCAGCAGCAGTTACAACTTGACCCATTTGAAAGCACTCGAGGCGGAGAGCATTCACATCCTCCGCGAGGTCGCCGCCGAGTTTGAGCGGCCGGTGATGCTCTACTCGATCGGCAAGGACTCCGCCGTCATGCTGCGGCTGGCGCAGAAGGCGTTCCACCCCGGCCGGCTGCCGTTCCCGCTGCTGCACGTCGATACGACCTGGAAGTTCCGGGAGATGATCGAGTTCCGCGATCGGTTTTGCCGCGAACAGGGCCTCGATCTGAAGGTCTGGGTCAACCCGGAGGGGCGGGCACAGAACATCAACCCGTTCGACCACGGTTCGAAGAAGCACACCGACATCATGAAGACGGCTGCGCTGAAGCAGGCGTTGAACCACGACCAGTTCGACGCGGCGTTCGGCGGTGCCCGTCGCGACGAGGAGAAGAGCCGGGCAAAGGAACGCGTCTACAGCTTCCGCGACCGCCTGCACCAGTGGGACCCGAAGAACCAGCGGCCGGAGCTCTGGAGCCTGTACAACAGCAAGGTGAACAAGGGCGAGAGTATTCGCGCCTTCCCGCTGAGCAACTGGACCGAATTGGACGTCTGGCAGTACATCCACCTGGAGAGCATTCCGATCGTGCCGCTCTACTTCGCCGACGTTCGCCCGGTCGTCGAGCGCGACGGCACGCTCATCATGGTGGACGACGAGCGGATGCGGCTGCGGCCCGGCGAAGAGCCGATGATGAAGCGGGTACGGTTCCGCACGCTGGGTTGCTACCCGCTCACGGGGGCGATTGAGAGCAGCGCGACGACCCTGCCGGAGATCATCGAGGAGATGCTGCTCGCGAAGAACTCCGAGCGGCAGGGCCGGATGATCGACCACGACGAGACGGGGTCGATGGAGCAGAAGAAGCGCGAGGGGTACTTCTGA